The region TCCAATTGATTGGAATTTACTCCTATCGTTCACGATCGCATCCAGCGCCGGTATCCTTTTAGGTTCTTACTTAAATCAATTTGTGAGTGCCAAGCAACTCGAGAAAGGATTTGGCTACTTTGTCTTAGCAGTTGCCATCTTTGTTTTGATTAAGCGGTAATTGGATGGCATGATGAACTACATTAATCGTCTCTTGAGTAACCAGTCCCACTGTAACCATTGCTTGCACGGTTGGAAGAAATTGGGCGATCGCCTCTGCTCGATCAATGAGAGTCACTACAATTGGCAAATCTGCTAGCTCCATAATGCGTGCAGTGTGAATTTGGTGGTGTTGGCGAACGCCAAATCCCTCGATACCTCTAGTCACCGTCGCTCCGATAAGTCCTTGCTTTCGAGCTTCTTCTATCAATGCCGTAGAAAGTGGTTTGCCATGCCAGTGATCGCTTTCATCAATGTAGATTGTTAGTTTTTCGTAGATTGTTAGTTTTTCCCAACTGCTCATGGTAGCCTCCTGGCTAGAAAATTTCCCAATTCCAAACACAACACTCCTAAAGTGGCAGTGCACACCCAATACACTGCTGTAATCTCCCAATGCCCGCTGATTAGTAGCTTTTCGGTATCCAGTTCATAGGTAGAGAACGTGGTATACGATCCTAAAAAGCCGACAGCAACCAAAACGCGCAAATCTGGAGATGCTTTGATTCGTTCAATGACAAGCGTGGTGAAAAAGCCCATCAGGAATGAGCCTGAAAGGTTGATCAATAAAGTCCCGTAGGGAAAGGCTGTTCCGAGCCACTGATTGCAACCGAGGGTAAGATAGTAACGACATAAGGCTCCTGCGATCGCGCCAAGACTAACTGCCAGAGGCAACCGAAGCTGGGGATTTTGAGTGCGTAGTACAGAGAACAGAGCAGCTAAAAAACCTCTGCTAGATGAATGCTGTTGTTTAGGCATCTTTCTCTCCAGTTAGCCAAGCAGTTGAGCCAGCCGAATGCCAATTTCCAGACAAGCCCCTCCCAGCACGACACTGCCTGCCCAATAAAAAAGAGTTAGCGATTGATTGCCTGTTCGCCGCAGATTTGCAGTATCTAAGGCATAGGTAGAAAAGGTCGTATATGACCCTAGAAACCCAGTGGTAACCAGAAGTTGCAACTCTGATGAGGGAATGATGCGCTCAATTGCTAAGGCTGCGAAAAAGCCCATGAACAGAGAGCCTGATAAGTTAATTAGAAATGTACCAAAGGGAAAACTAATTCCCAACCACCGAGCACACAGGAGAGTGAGATAGTACCGACTCAATGCTCCGGGAATAGCCCCCAGGCTAACTGCGACTGGTGCACTTAGCTCACCTGTTAAGGTCATCAACAGCCCAATCAAATGAATTGGGGGCGATAAGATAACAACCATCTAAAACTCCAAAACAGCACTTATTGTCATTTTCTCAGTGCTTCAGGAGAGGGTTAGTGTTTTCGACCACATAGCCCCTACTTCCCTGAAGCGATTTGGGAAAGTAGGAGCCATCATCCATCGACGTTGGCAACCCAGTTGAGGGCATGTCAAGATCCAATGGCGGTTGTGGCAAGCTCCATTGCCATAGTCCAGTTATAGCTCTAAAACGTCATTTATGATGATGAAAAGCCCTCTTTACACTGGGTAGAAGAGGGCTAAGTTGCCGGAAGGTTTGATTGGATAGAGCAGACTTCAGTAACAAGCTTTATCGAACTGCGATCGCTACCTTGCCGCATTCCTGATTGGCGGGCACTGCTTCCATGATTTTCTTAGGATTGGGCAGGTTGAGATTTGCCATCAGGTTAATAAAGCTTTCCCGTGTTTGCCCCACAAAGCGAGGATTCCACTGCTTTTCTTCGCCAATCGTAGAGACTGTTTCACCCTTATAATCATGCCCTGGATAAACCAGGGTTTCATCCGGTAGAGTAAACAGGCGCTGAGTAATCGCATCGTACATTGCCCCAGCATTGCCACTTTGAAAGTCGGTACGTCCGCAGCCGCGAATGAAGAGGGAATCACCCGTCAGCAAATGAGTACCATTGACCAGATAGGCCATGTGGCTGTCAGTGTGTCCAAGAGTCGCGATGGTCTCAATCCGAATCGAACCCATTTGCAACACTTCACCATCCTGAATAAAGCGATCGGCACAAGTTGCTTGGGCACCCGCAGGAACAATCCCCAAACACCCTGTAGCGTCCCGCAGTTTGCCTGTACCCGTAATATGGTCGGCATGAATGTGGGTTTCCAAACAGTAGCGCAGAGTCAGTCCTAATTCTTTTAAGATACGCAGATCGCGTTCCACTTGCTCAGCTACTGGATCAATCAAGATAGCTTCGTGGGTGTCTGGGTCGGCAATCAGATACGTGTAGGTCCAGGTAGCTTCATCAAAGAGCTGGCGAAATAGCATTATCACAGTTCTCCTTTGGTTGAAAGGTTGAAGGTTACAAAGTTTTGAAAGGTAACGTGGAAGAAAAGCATCTTTGCAGGAGATCTTTTCTGATTATATCACCATATAGCTATATTTTTTGAAATTAATACTTTGATACAACGGTGCTGATTCTAGGAATGAAAAAGTTGCTGTATAGCGTAGTTTGTCAACAGGCTATAATCTCGGGGCTATTGACGATGAGCAGGCACCGTTGGAGAAGCGAACTTTACCTCCCGATGGGGAACTTCAAACGTCCAGAAGTCACTTGCCAATTCCGTGTTTGGAAAAATTGATCGCGCTTCCATCAACAAATCTTTTGCCTCAATCGCATTGCCAGGTGCATACCGAGGGCTAATGTGCGTGATAATCAACTGCTGAACTTGCGCGGCAAGAGCGACCTGCGCTGCCATCGTTGATGTGGAGTGCAAGCGTTGATATGCCAGTTCTGCATCTTGATGGGCAAATGTTGCCTCATGAATTAGCACATCCGCATCGGTTGCCAATTCCACGGCTGAATCACAATAAACCGTGTCTGTACAGTAAACAAGTTTTCGTCCTAACTGAGTCGGTCCACATAAATCAGTCCCGTGAATCCGTCGTCCGTCCGGTAGAGTAATGGTTTCTCCTCGCTTCAACTTGCCATAGAGCGGACCGGACGGAATCCCTAAAGCCTGTGCTTTTTCCACATTGAAGTGTCCAGGGCGGTCTTTTTCCATCACGCGATAGCCAAATGCCGGAACCCGGTGCTTGAGCAACTGGCAACTTACCACAAACTCGTCGTCTTCATACAGTACCCCAGGACGAACGGTATGCACTTTCACTGGGTACGAGAAGTAGGTTTGGGAATATCGCCGACAGGCTTTCAGGTAGTCTTCTAAATCAGGTGGACCGTAGATATCAATGCGTTCTGGATGACCCGCTAAACCACAGCTTGCCAGTAGCCCCATCAATCCAAAAATGTGATCTCCATGCATGTGAGTGATGAAGATCCGGGTTAATTGACTCACACGCAAGTCACTCCGCAAAAATTGGTGCTGGGTTCCTTCGCCACAATCAAAAAGCCAAACCTCGGCTCTCTGAGGCAAACGCAGTGCCACACCGGAAACATTGCGCGATCGCGTGGGTACTCCAGAACTGGTTCCTAAAAATGTAATCTGCAAGCTATTGCAACCTAATTGTGATCTGTCCTGAAACTATAGTGACATAGGGGAAGGAAATGAGAGGGTACGAACAAACGTTCAAAATGTGATAAAAAACGATTGGAGAAATATTCAGGAAAATTTATATTTTTCTCTTAGCGCTATATGAAAGGGATGGAACTGAATTGCTCTTGATGACGACCATACATCTAGTGAAGGCACTAGTACCTATTGGGGGCAAGGTAGTGCGCTGATTAAGTAGACAAGATGCTCGACTTTTCTGAAATTGAGTTACATTAAGCAACGTTGCAATGTGGTTTCAAACTGTTATACAGAAACCCTCGGGTCTACATCAAATCGTAGAACTTTACAGGTATGAGCGATTTCGCTGGAAGCGTTGCCAAAGTTTGCAATATCGCACTTTTGGGCAACTGGCCGAACTGTTTGAGGAGTGAAGAGATGAGGCTGAAACGTTTCTCTGGACAAGTATTGTCTGAAATGGCAGTGCTGGTTCAAGCAAGTGGTCGAGGGTGGCTAGTTTCTGCGTTTATATGGCTGGCGATCGCCGTTCCTGCTGAGGCAGCGGTTGAAATGCGGATTGCGATCGAAGATGGAGTCAACCAAGTGACGGTTGGAAGCTCCACTCGTGCCCTTGTGAGAGATGCGGCAGGTAAAGAAGTGGGCGAAATTGCCGCAATGAATGCATTTATTGCCCAGCCTGATGTAGGTAAAGTTAAGCTAGATCGCTGGCAGGGTCAGCAATTCTGGATTGAGCCGACAAATGGTGGGTATGTGTTTATCGGTGATCGCTGGTATCGTGGACGCACGTTAGTGGTTCCCACCACTAAAGGAATAACAGCTGTCAATTACGTTAACCTTGAGCAGTATCTTTACAGTGTCGTGGGTGGTGAAATGGTGCCATCCTGGCCCCTAGAAGCATTGAAAGCACAAGCCGTTGCAGCCCGCTCCTATGCTCTGTATCAACGTGAAAATGCTGCGAACAGTGTGTATGACTTAGGAGATACCACTGCCTGGCAAGTGTATCGTGGCATCAGCGATGAAACGGCTTCTACCCAGGCAGCCGTCAATGCGACCGCCAGTCAAGTGTTAATCCATCAGGGACGCATCATCGAAGCTGTTTTCCACGCTTCATCAGGTGGACATACTGAAAACGTGGAAAATGTGTGGACACGGCCGCTTCCCTACCTGCGTGGTGTTCCAGATTATGACCAGGGAACTCCAGTCTACGAATGGAGCAAAAAATATACTCGTGCAGACCTGAGTGCTGCTATTCCAGGAGTTGGTAATATTATCTCTATGGAACCAGAACGCACCACTCCCCATGGACGGGTAATTTCCATGCGGATTGTGGGAGATGCTGGGACTCGTAGTGTTAGCGGAGATACGCTACGTAATGTTTTGGATTTGAGAAGTACTAAATTTAAAGTGATCCCAGAGTATGCTCCAGCCGCCAATAAAGAGAAAGCTCAAGCTGTTCCGGTTGGATTTCAAATCCAGGGGAATGGATTTGGGCATGGGTTAGGTTTAAGCCAGTGGGGAGCTTATAACATGGCACGGCAAGGAATGGACTACCGCCAAATTGTTTTGCATTACTACAAAAACACTATCCTCGCTAAAATCCAGGTCAAGTAACGAATAAAGATAAGGATAAGGTTCGAGGTGGATGTACAAACTCATCAATTAGCCGCGATCATCCAGCAGATCGGAGAAGCGATGCTTGCCTCTACTGAAACAGTGGATGTGTTGTCTGAGCGGATGGAATCGCTTGCGAACCAAGTTCAGCAGCAAGGTTACCAAATTTTTGCCCTGAGTGACGCAGTACAGAATTTGGCAGAAGCACAGGAACGGTCGCTCCAACGTCTGGATCGCTTGACTGATGCCCTGGAACGACTCGTCAACATTATTGAGCAACCGAATGAAGCGTCGCCTCAGTAATCCCTACCAGCGACGGTAGGATTTCCAGTAAGGCTGTCCTTTCCAAAAAATCCCCACAATCATTCCCACAATTTGGGGGTAACTCACACCAACTAATCCAACTGGTAAAACTCCCACAAACCTGACAAGTAGCAGCACAATTATCAGGCAAAGCCCCAGAGCCCAAGGCTTCCGGTTGTAATCAGGGAGCGATTGAGTCGTTCAAAGATGAAAACAGCTAGAGCACCTACCCCAATCGCGATCGCAAACACGGTTATTATCCCTAGCACGGGTGATAGTAGCAGCCTGAACACAGGTTGAAACGTTGGAACGGAAGCACTCAAGCCAATAACCCATTCCAGCGCCACTACAGCGATTGTTGCTACAATCGCCACCTGAAACAACACTAACTATGGCAAGCGTTTTAAGCGGTCTAACATGAGTCATCACTCCTATACGCTTTTAGCTGGCAGTAGCAGGGGTTGGACTGGCAGCAGTCTCTAGGCTGGAATGTTGAGCATTAATCCGACCTGCTTTCAGTTGGAGGGCAGCATAGAGACGGTTGAGGGCGTTGATATATGCCTGGGCAGATGCCACGATAATATCGGTGTTGGCAGCGTGTCCTGAAAAGATGCGATCGTCGTGCCGGAGTCGAATCGTCACTTCCCCAATTGCGTCAATCCCCGCAGTGACAGATTGCACCGAAAACTCAATCAATTGGTTAGGGACATTCACAACTCGGTTAATCGCCTTGTATACAGCATCTACCGGTCCTGTTCCTGTTGCTGCATCCGTGAGTTCATGACCATCGGGTGTTTGCAGTGTCACGGTTGCGGTTGGGCAGGCATGATCCCCACAGGAAACCTGAACCAGTTCCAGTTTGAACAGGTCTGGAGACTGCTGAATTTCGTCATTGACGATCGCTTCCAGATCCCAATCAGTAATTTCTTTTTTCTTGTCTGCCAGTTCCTTAAAGCGCAGGAAGGCTTTGTTTAACTCCTGCTCTGAAAGATCAAAGCCCAACTCTTTGAGTCGAGACCGAAAGGCATTGCGTCCAGACAGTTTGCCCAATACGATCTGGTTATCGGTTAACCCAATCAGTTGGGCATCCATAATCTCGTAGGTAAGCTTATTCTTCAGCACTCCATCCTGGTGAATGCCTGATTCATGAGCAAAGGCATTCGTCCCCACGATCGCCTTATTGGGTTGTACCAGCATTCCTGTCAAGTTAGAGACAAGACGGGAGGTTTTGTAAATTTGCCGCGTGTCAATATTGGTCAGCGGGGCTTCAGAGTCCACTGGACGCCCTAGAAATGGATTGAAATACTGCCTGCGCACGTGCAACGCCATAACAAGCTCTTCCATCGCGGCATTTCCTGCTCGTTCCCCAATCCCGTTAATAGTGCATTCTAGTTGACGTGCTCCATTCTTGACTGCTTCCAGAAAATTGGCGACAGCTAGCCCCAAATCATTATGCCCATGAACAGAAATAACAGCATTGTCGATGTTGGGCACATTTTCTTTGATGCCTCGAATCAGTGCTCCAAATTCGGCTGGGGTGAGGTATCCGACGGTATCGGGAATATTGACCGTAGTGGCTCCAGCGGCAATCGCTCGCTCTAACATTTCGTATAAAAATTCTGGATCGCTACGTCCGGCATCTTCAGGTGAAAACTCAATATCATCCATGAAGGTTTTGGCATAAGCAACCATTTCTTCGGCGATCGCCAACACCTCTTTGCGGGTTTTCCGCAGCTTATACTCCAGGTGAATATCAGAGGTAGCAATAAAAGTATGAATCCGCGAACGCGCCGCAGGTTTCAGTGCTTCTGCCGCTGTTTTGATATCTTGGCGGGTAGCCCGTGCCAGTCCGCAAATCACTGGTCCTTGTTCCGTACCTACCGTCTGAGCGATTTTTTGTACTGCCTCAAAATCCCCTGGACTGGAATAGGGAAAGCCTGCTTCAATCACGTCTACGCCCAGTCGCGCTAGTTGCCGGGCGATCGTCAGCTTTTCATCCACGTTCAAGGTGGCACCCGGAGATTGTTCCCCATCTCGAAGGGTGGTGTCAAAGATGATGATCCGGTCTAGCGGCGAAGACGTGCTTATGCTCATAGGATGTACAAAAACGGCGAATGCAATTCATTACTAGCCTACCGTTTCTGTTCGGCGTCGGTGCATCCCCAATCAGATTTTGTTCAGTTTAGTAATCGGTTTTTTCAATTTCTTTACGGATGTCGTTTAAGTCGATGTAGCGATCAGTCGCATTTCGCAATTCGCGAGCAATCATACCTTCGGTTGAAACTACGGTGATGTGGGTATTTTTGCCTCTCAGAAGCTCGATCGCTCGTTCAAAGTCTCCGTCGCCACTAAAAAGCACCACGCGATCGTACTGATCTACGGTATTAAACATATCAACCACAATTTCAATATCCAGGTTTGCCTTCTGCGAGTACCGTCCAGAATTATCGTCGTAGTACTCCTTCAAAATCTTGGTACGCACGGTATAACCTAAGCTAATCAGTGCATCCCGGAATCCTCGCTGGTCTTGTAAATCTTTCAGTCCGGTGTACCAGAATGCGTTGACTAATGCGGTGTCTTGATCGCGGGTAAAGTACTCTAAAACTCGTTTTGGGTCAAAAAACCATCCATTTTTCTGCTGGGCATAGAACATATTGTTGCCGTCTACAAAAATAGAAAGACGGTTTGACGTTTTTTGCATAGAAATTAATGCCTATAAGATAAATTAATTGGATGACTAATTGTAACAGCCATGTTTCAGGACATTTCTGTAGAGCGTTATATCTCTTCTACAAGATGCTATTTAACAAACTGCGATAAAGTTATCCCAGCTTGGAGGCTATACAAGCAGAGAAATGAGCGATCGCCTGCGTAAAGGTGCTTACAAATGTTTGTATCGAGGCACAGTTTTAGTGTGAATAAGCATAGAAAAGTTAGCTAGAAACAATAAAGAAGTTTTTTACTTTATAGAGTCATCCCAATTGGAGCGTTCAGCATCTATAGAAAATCTTGACAAATGCTGACCAATTCTCTCAACTGAGATTCGGTATCTCTTGTCCTTATTATTGCAAAAAATAAAGTGTTGTCATGACCTCGCAAGTCAGGAGGTCAGTGCGGGTACTGTCTTAAGGTGTCGCTATGCCAAGGGCAACCTGAACAGATAGAAAATAAAAGTGTTGTAATAGTAAAAGTTTGTTACTTAGGATAGTCGCCTGGTAACCAAACAGGGTGCTAAAGACCTGAAGATTTGATAAGTCTGGAATTGGTCAGGTAGGACGCAGTTACCGACAAAAGCTTTTCGGTGATTGTTTGCAATCTTCGCATAATCTTTTCCGGGGTTACTCATCTCAGATTTTCACGTGGTAGGTTCTTTGCATCAAGTGCAACCATGTCTGAAAAAAAATCTTTGCCCCAAACAGAGACTCTGGAGACTGGTTCTCAGCCATCTCGTAGTCGCCAATCTGGGAAGCGCATGTTCAAAGTTTGGAATCAAAAAATTCGGTCTCGTACGTTTGTTCAACTCAAGTTCTCACACGTTGGGCATGTGTTGATGGGTGCGATCGCGCTTGGGGCAGCCTTTGCAACCGCCAAAAATTCTAACTTCGTTCACTTACAAGAGCGCCATATTCAAACCTCATTTTTTGACATTCGCGGCAAGGTTGATTTTCCCAATACTGCTACTGCGCCTGACAAGGCTGGAATCATGATTCTGGCAGTTGATGGTGATTCAATGACGCAGGGAACCCAGATTTATTCGAGTGATCCTAGCCAGTATGCTTATCTGGAACCGATTGAGCGCTGGCCCTGGAAACGAACAGCCTATGCGATCGCCATCGATCGACTGATGCAAGCAGGTGCACGGGCTGTCGTGCTCGACATTGTTCTTGATGCCTCAAGCAGTTACGGACAGCAAGACGATGAGCGACTACGCCAAATTCTCAAGAAGTATCCAGGTCGAGTGACACTCGCAGCTCAATATCTGGATGAAGTTAAGCGAACTGGAGAAGAAATTCGGTTACTCACCCCGAATCCAACGTTTCAGGAAGCCTCTCCGCTCATTGGGTTCATTAACTTTTACCTTAGCCCCGATGGTCGAATTCATGAGATGGGCAGTGAATATCTCAAACGCTTGGTTCAATCCAATAAGGAATTGGGGAAAGTTATTCCACAAGCTCCTTCTTTGGCAGAAGCTGCTCTGAAATCAGCGCAAATTCCCTATCCCCTTCCCACAGGAGAAAATATTTTTTTCTATGGTCCTAGCAAAACGGTGGAACAAGTTCCCTTCTGGCACGTACTCGATCCAGTCAATTGGAACAACTATCATCTTAAAAATCAGACGTTTAAGGACAAGATTGTTTTAATTGGACCGACAGGCGGCGGCGAATCATTTCAAGACTTTCATGCTGCTCCGTTTTCCGGCACTTTGCGCTACCCGGAGAAAATGGCTGGCGTAGAAATTCAGGCAAATGCGATTGCCACCCTGATGGAAGGTAAAACGATCACCCATGCTTTTCCTAATCTCCTGGTAAGAGGTGGAGTGGTCATGGTAATTGTGCTGCTGGCTGCCTATCTGCAAACGCTCACTTCTCATCCTCTCCGGCGCTTTGGGTACGGGATCGCAATTGCGCTGGTGTGGGGAGTTGTTAGCTATAGCGTG is a window of Leptolyngbyaceae cyanobacterium JSC-12 DNA encoding:
- a CDS encoding hypothetical protein (IMG reference gene:2510095862~PFAM: Uncharacterized ACR, COG1993) — encoded protein: MSSWEKLTIYEKLTIYIDESDHWHGKPLSTALIEEARKQGLIGATVTRGIEGFGVRQHHQIHTARIMELADLPIVVTLIDRAEAIAQFLPTVQAMVTVGLVTQETINVVHHAIQLPLNQNKDGNC
- a CDS encoding camphor resistance protein CrcB (IMG reference gene:2510095863~PFAM: CrcB-like protein~TIGRFAM: protein CrcB), with the translated sequence MPKQQHSSSRGFLAALFSVLRTQNPQLRLPLAVSLGAIAGALCRYYLTLGCNQWLGTAFPYGTLLINLSGSFLMGFFTTLVIERIKASPDLRVLVAVGFLGSYTTFSTYELDTEKLLISGHWEITAVYWVCTATLGVLCLELGNFLARRLP
- a CDS encoding camphor resistance protein CrcB (IMG reference gene:2510095864~PFAM: CrcB-like protein~TIGRFAM: protein CrcB); this translates as MVVILSPPIHLIGLLMTLTGELSAPVAVSLGAIPGALSRYYLTLLCARWLGISFPFGTFLINLSGSLFMGFFAALAIERIIPSSELQLLVTTGFLGSYTTFSTYALDTANLRRTGNQSLTLFYWAGSVVLGGACLEIGIRLAQLLG
- a CDS encoding Zn-dependent hydrolase, glyoxylase (IMG reference gene:2510095865~PFAM: Metallo-beta-lactamase superfamily), which codes for MLFRQLFDEATWTYTYLIADPDTHEAILIDPVAEQVERDLRILKELGLTLRYCLETHIHADHITGTGKLRDATGCLGIVPAGAQATCADRFIQDGEVLQMGSIRIETIATLGHTDSHMAYLVNGTHLLTGDSLFIRGCGRTDFQSGNAGAMYDAITQRLFTLPDETLVYPGHDYKGETVSTIGEEKQWNPRFVGQTRESFINLMANLNLPNPKKIMEAVPANQECGKVAIAVR
- a CDS encoding ribonuclease Z (IMG reference gene:2510095866~TIGRFAM: ribonuclease Z), which translates into the protein MQITFLGTSSGVPTRSRNVSGVALRLPQRAEVWLFDCGEGTQHQFLRSDLRVSQLTRIFITHMHGDHIFGLMGLLASCGLAGHPERIDIYGPPDLEDYLKACRRYSQTYFSYPVKVHTVRPGVLYEDDEFVVSCQLLKHRVPAFGYRVMEKDRPGHFNVEKAQALGIPSGPLYGKLKRGETITLPDGRRIHGTDLCGPTQLGRKLVYCTDTVYCDSAVELATDADVLIHEATFAHQDAELAYQRLHSTSTMAAQVALAAQVQQLIITHISPRYAPGNAIEAKDLLMEARSIFPNTELASDFWTFEVPHREVKFASPTVPAHRQ
- a CDS encoding SpoIID/LytB domain protein (IMG reference gene:2510095867~PFAM: Stage II sporulation protein~TIGRFAM: SpoIID/LytB domain), which codes for MRLKRFSGQVLSEMAVLVQASGRGWLVSAFIWLAIAVPAEAAVEMRIAIEDGVNQVTVGSSTRALVRDAAGKEVGEIAAMNAFIAQPDVGKVKLDRWQGQQFWIEPTNGGYVFIGDRWYRGRTLVVPTTKGITAVNYVNLEQYLYSVVGGEMVPSWPLEALKAQAVAARSYALYQRENAANSVYDLGDTTAWQVYRGISDETASTQAAVNATASQVLIHQGRIIEAVFHASSGGHTENVENVWTRPLPYLRGVPDYDQGTPVYEWSKKYTRADLSAAIPGVGNIISMEPERTTPHGRVISMRIVGDAGTRSVSGDTLRNVLDLRSTKFKVIPEYAPAANKEKAQAVPVGFQIQGNGFGHGLGLSQWGAYNMARQGMDYRQIVLHYYKNTILAKIQVK
- a CDS encoding hypothetical protein (IMG reference gene:2510095868~manually curated), which produces MDVQTHQLAAIIQQIGEAMLASTETVDVLSERMESLANQVQQQGYQIFALSDAVQNLAEAQERSLQRLDRLTDALERLVNIIEQPNEASPQ
- a CDS encoding hypothetical protein (IMG reference gene:2510095869), whose amino-acid sequence is MLFQVAIVATIAVVALEWVIGLSASVPTFQPVFRLLLSPVLGIITVFAIAIGVGALAVFIFERLNRSLITTGSLGLWGFA
- a CDS encoding 2-isopropylmalate synthase (IMG reference gene:2510095870~PFAM: HMGL-like; LeuA allosteric (dimerisation) domain~TIGRFAM: 2-isopropylmalate synthase, bacterial type), which encodes MSISTSSPLDRIIIFDTTLRDGEQSPGATLNVDEKLTIARQLARLGVDVIEAGFPYSSPGDFEAVQKIAQTVGTEQGPVICGLARATRQDIKTAAEALKPAARSRIHTFIATSDIHLEYKLRKTRKEVLAIAEEMVAYAKTFMDDIEFSPEDAGRSDPEFLYEMLERAIAAGATTVNIPDTVGYLTPAEFGALIRGIKENVPNIDNAVISVHGHNDLGLAVANFLEAVKNGARQLECTINGIGERAGNAAMEELVMALHVRRQYFNPFLGRPVDSEAPLTNIDTRQIYKTSRLVSNLTGMLVQPNKAIVGTNAFAHESGIHQDGVLKNKLTYEIMDAQLIGLTDNQIVLGKLSGRNAFRSRLKELGFDLSEQELNKAFLRFKELADKKKEITDWDLEAIVNDEIQQSPDLFKLELVQVSCGDHACPTATVTLQTPDGHELTDAATGTGPVDAVYKAINRVVNVPNQLIEFSVQSVTAGIDAIGEVTIRLRHDDRIFSGHAANTDIIVASAQAYINALNRLYAALQLKAGRINAQHSSLETAASPTPATAS
- a CDS encoding hypothetical protein (IMG reference gene:2510095871~PFAM: Protein of unknown function DUF88), translating into MQKTSNRLSIFVDGNNMFYAQQKNGWFFDPKRVLEYFTRDQDTALVNAFWYTGLKDLQDQRGFRDALISLGYTVRTKILKEYYDDNSGRYSQKANLDIEIVVDMFNTVDQYDRVVLFSGDGDFERAIELLRGKNTHITVVSTEGMIARELRNATDRYIDLNDIRKEIEKTDY